The Arthrobacter oryzae DNA window GCCTGCGGGTTGACTACCTCATCTGTGATGAAGCGCAGTTCTACTCGCCATTGCAGGTGGAACAGCTGGCCCGGATTGTTGACGAGATCGACGTGGACGTGTTTGCTTTCGGCATTACCGCGGACTTCCGCACCCGGCTCTTCCCGGGATCGCAGCGGCTCATCGAACTCGCGGACCGCGTCCAGGTCCTGCAGGTGGAGGCGCTGTGCTGGTGCGGCCGCCGGGCCACCCATAATGCACGCACGATTGACGGCGTGATGGTGACCGAAGGTGCGCAGGTGGTGGTGGGCGACGTCGACATGGCCGGGGACGCGTCGTCCGCCGGCGCTGCGGAGCACGAACCCGTGGTGGGCTACGAGACGTTGTGCCGGCGGCACTTCATGCGGCGGGTCACGGCCCACGGCGCCAACGTGATGGCCCAGCAGGACCAGTTGCTGCCGTTCGAGGTGGACGCCTGCCTGTGGCATGGCTCCGGGGAAACCCGGCGCGGTTAGGCCGCTGACTCAGGCTGCTGCCGACTCGGGCTTTGGACCGCGCCTTCAGTCGCCGCGGGGGCCGAAGACTATTTCATCCCAACTGGGGACGCTGGAGCGCTTGGGTTTGGACGGCTGCCGTTCGGGCTGCTCGGTTTCCCGTTCGCTCCTTGACGCCGCCGGAGCATCGTCACGCTTCCGGCGCGGACTCCCTCCGCCCAGCAGTTCATCCAGGCCGACGTTCGGAGCAGACTCGCGGTTCCAGCCGGACTGCCGGACGGGGGCCGTGTCCTTGGCGGAAGCCGGTTCGGTGCCGGCAGGGGCATCGCTGTGCGGGCCGGCGTCGAGTGCCGCCGTCGTACTGCCGGACTCTTCCGGCGGTGCGTCATCCGGCCCGGTTACCGGGCGCAGCGGGGACGCCACAATGGTGATCTCCCGGGTCTCGGTGCTGACGCCGTCGTGAAGTTTCAGTCGCTGGTCTTCATCACCGGCGGGCCGGGGAGCGAGGCTCAGGCGCGAGAGCATGGATGCCCGGCCGTCGCGCTTGCGGGTGAACGAGTCCCCCTTGGCGGCCGGTGCGGCGTCTTCTTCGCCGTTCCCGGCCCCCGTTGCGCCGTCATCGGGTTCAGGTTCGGCCACCACCTCGGAGGGGCGGGGGTGGGCCGCCGGAACTCCGTTGGTGAGCAGCAGTGCCAGGGCGTCATCGGCGTCCTCGTCGACTCCCAGCCGCTGGCCGCGGCGTGACCGCAGCATGTCCAGCAGCCCGTCTGAATCCTTGCCGGGCTGGCCGGATGCGGTCCGGGCGGCGGCTGCGTCGGCGTCTGTCTCGAAGTCAAACGGGCGGTCGGAAACGGCCGAAAGGCGCCGAGCCGGTATGGGACCGTCGAGCGGTTCCAGTTCGCTGAGCTGCTGAGCCCAGCGGTTGGCGTTCTGCAGAGACTTCCGGGCCGGGCTGAAGGTCCACATGGCAGGCGGCTCCTCGCCGATGCTGGCATGGCCGCCGGGATTGGTCTCAAAGCGGGCAACGACGGTCCAGGTGCCGTCCGGGCGCCGCCAGGAGTCCCATTCCACCGATGAGGACTCGATGCCGTGGGCGTTGAGCCGGTGGGCCACCATTTCACCCAGGGTGGCCGGGTTGTCCCCGAAAGCGGAGCGGTAGACATCATGGCCCGGTGCAGGGGATGCCACCTCGATTTTGCGGGCCTGCTGTGCCACGTATTCGCGTTCCGCGAGTACGGGTCCCTCATAGCGCTGGACCTTGGCGAGGGGAATACCGGACAGTTCGGAGACTTCGGCGGCCGTGGCCCCGCTTCTGATCCGCGCCTGGATGTCCCGCGGGGACATGGCGACGGGCGTGATTTTAGCGGCAACTTTCGCCGGAGAGCGGCTGGCCGCGAGCCGGAGAGCTTCGTCGATCGGCAGCTGGAACATCTCGCCGCCGGTGCCGCTCAACAGGAGATGCTCCCCGTCGTCGTGGACGCCTACAAGCCGTAGATCCTGCATACAAATCCTCCACCCTGGCATTACTGACATTCGAAACTCTGCCACCCGGCAGTCACAATTCCGGGGAAGGCAGAGGGCGCGCCGCGATATTCCGGGACTTTCAGGCCGTCGCTGCCGCCGCAAGCCAAAAACGGGCACGTGCCGGGCACAAAACCAGGCGGATCTGCGTTGACATCGGTGAACCGGGGATCCGGTGACTCAACCGAAGATAGCGGAGTGTGACCAGCACATAATGGCGACAGACTACGATGCGCCGCGGAAATCTGCAGAAGACTTAAACGAAGATTCCATCGAGGAACTGAAGACCCGGCGCGCGGACAAGCCCACGGCAGTGGTGGATGAAGACGAGTCCGACCTTGCCGAAGGCTATGAACTCCCGGGTGCCGACCTGTCCGGCGAGGAACTCATGGTCCGCGTCCTGCCGGCCCAGGCTGACGAATTCACCTGCTCGTCCTGCTTCCTCGTCCGTCACCGCTCGCAGATCGCCCGTGAAAAGAACGGATTGCTTTTCTGCAAGGACTGCGAAGGCTGACCGGCGCTACGGGAGCCGGTGCTTCTACGAGCCGGTGAGGGCCGCGGTCAGGCGTGCCGGGTGCCGCGTGGACGTGAGCCAGTACGGCGTGGGATCGGACGGATCCGTGATCTCGATCCTGACCACCGGGTCCACCCAGCCGCGGATGCACAGGTAGGCCAGGCCGTTCAGGCGCGGGCCGCGTTCCGCCGTCGCCTCCTTGCCGCTGAACTGTGCCACGGTGCCGATGTAGCGTCGCTCGATGGTGGCCCGCCCCACCTGTAGGGTGTCCGTGGTCACCGTGATGGAGGGTGTGGACAGGACCAGCAGCACCGCAATGATGGTGAAAAGCACCAGTGCCGCCGTGATGCCGGCCGCCAGGCTGATCGGGGCGAAAACGAGGATGCCGGCGCCGGAGAGCCCTGCTGCCACCAGCCAGATCCACAGGTTCGGGTGGAGCTTCTCACGGTAAAGAACGGTGGTTCCGCGGGGTGTGCTGTTGGGGGCAGGCACAGCTGCACTAGATTCCGGCATAGCCCCAGCTTTCCACTTTTCCCGGGGTATTTCACCTTGGCCCGGCACCGCCTGGTTCCCCCGGCGGCTAGGCCCGGATGCGCCGCTGGCGTTAGAGTGAATGACTGTGACTGAAGAAACTGCAGCCGTGAGTACTTTGCCGCCGAACTCCCCGGAAGGCAGCGCCGCGGCCTACGGATCGCCCACCCTGTCCGTCCAGCTGAAAATGCTCGACGCCGGCCTCGAGGCCCCGTCCTACGCCCACCCCGGCGACGCCGGAGCGGACCTCCGTGCGCGCGAGGACGTCGTTCTCGAGCCGGGTGAACGCCGCCTGGTTCCCACCGGAGTCTCGATCGCCCTGCCGAACGGCTATGTCGCCCTTATCCACCCGCGTTCCGGGCTGGCCACCAAGCACGGGCTGACCGTCGTCAACGCCCCGGGAACGGTCGACGCCGGGTACCGCGGCGAGATCTCCGTGACCCTGCTGAACACGGACCGGGAGAAAGCCATTGAACTGCGGCGCGGCGATAGAATTGCACAGATGGTCATTCAGCGCGTGGAGTACGCGCAGTTCGTGGCCGTTGCGGAATTGAGCGACTCGGTCCGCGGTGACGGCGGATTCGGTTCCACGGGTGGCTTTGGTTCCACCGGTGGTTTCGCGACACCGCAGGCCTAGCCCTCGGGCGCTGCCCGGCTCTGCGGGCGCTGCAGGATTCCCCGCGGCCCAGGCGGCACGGCGGACAAGATCACAACTAAGGAGACAACCCGATGGTTTTTGGGCGTGGCAAGAAGGCCAAGAAGGACCAGGCAGTAGAGCCCGGGGAAACCCTGGAGACTGCGGACTCCGCTGCCGGGGAAAAAACCGGCAGGGCAGCCACCGGACCGTTTGACGTCTCGGAAATCGACAGCACCGACGGTTACGTGGACCTCGGCGCGCTCCTGATTGCACCCCGTGAAGGTCTCCAGCTGAGGCTCGAGATTGAGGAAGCCACGCAGCGGGTTGTGGCCGTCACCATGGACCTCGAGGGTTCAAGCCTCCAGCTCCAGGCCTTCGCAGCGCCGCGCACCGAAGGACTCTGGGATGAGATCCGGGAACAGATCGGGCAGTCCGTGGGAAGCCAGGGCGGCCAGGTCGAAGAGATCCCCGGCGTCTTCGGCACCGAACTGGTGGCTAAACTTCCGGCCGGAACGGCCGACGGCTCAGGCGGCTACCGCGTGGCCCGCTTCATCGGGGTCGACGGTCCGCGCTGGTTCCTCCGCGGAGTCCTGGGCGGGGAAGCTGCCCTGGACCGCGACGCCGCCGCAAACCTTGAATCCCTGTTCCGCCAGATCGTGGTGGTCCGGGGCGAAAGCCCCATGCCGCCGCGTGACCTGCTGCAGCTTCGCCTGCCGAAGGATTCCGCGCCGGCGCCGCAGCAGGGCGCACCCGAATTCCAGCAGCCGGAGCGCGGACCGGAGATCACCCAGATTGGCTGATCCGGCCGCCGACTTTCCGCAGCCCGAACTTTCCATCAGTGGATTGCCGGACCGTGGGCGTGTGCTGTGCCGTGGCTATATTGAGTCTGTGACCTACGTGCCGGCCACCCAGGTTGCCACCTTCACCGCCATCGTCACCGACCACGACCTCCCGCGCAAAAAGGCCGGCCCCGCCCCGGCCGCCGCGGAACCGGCGTCGGCCCGGCGGCCCGGGGGACCGGGCCGGCGCGACCGGCTGCGTGTCGTGTGGCTCGGCCGGCGACGGGTTCCCGGCGTGGAACCGGGCTGTGAGCTCAGGCTCCAGGGCATGCTGACCCTGCGCGACGGCCTTCCCACCATGTTCAATCCCCGCTACGAAATACTGTCCCGCCAGGAGAACGAATGACGCCGTCCGAGAACCCGGATCCCGCTGCCGGTCCGGCCGCGTCCGAACCGCGCAAAGCACAGCCCGCGCCGGAAACGCCGTCAGTGGCCAACCTCGCGGAAGGCTACGCAGCGAAGGCCGGCCTGCACCGGTCGAAGAACGGCAACATCGACGTGCTGAAGAGTGCCGGCGGCGTGCAGGGCATCGCGGAGACCATCGTCCCCGGACTCGTGTTCCTCGTGACCTTCACCATCACCCGCGACCTCACCCTGTCCCTGGTGGGCGCCCTGGCCGCGGCTGCCGCCTTCACCGTGGCGCGGCTGGTCCAGCGGCGGCCCCTGACCCAGGCGCTGGCCGGGGTCGTCGGCGTCGGAATTTCGGCGTGGCTGGCGAATACCACCGGCAAGGCGGAGGACTTCTACGTCCCGGGGTTCTTCACCAATGCGGCCTACATTGCCGGGATGGTGCTGTCCATAGCGCTCCGCTGGCCCATCGCCGGCCTGCTGTTCGGCTTCATCAGGAACGAGGGGCTGGACTGGCGGAAGGACCCGGCCCGCGTCAGGGCCTACCGACTGGGGACGTGGGTGATCGTGGGCGTCCTGGCGCTGCGGCTGCTGGTCCAGGTGCCGCTGTACTTCATGGGTGAACAAGGCCTGGCCGCCCTCGCCACCACACGGCTCCTCATGGGTACTCCGCTGTACATCCTGGGTGTGTGGGTTGCCTGGCTGATCACCCGTCCTGCCGTGCCCGCGGTTGACCGTCCGGCTGCGTCGCGTCCCGGTGGTCCGCCGCAGCCGTAGGCACAGCCCTAGGCACCGTACCGGTGGCTTCGGCATCAGCCGTCGAAGCCGTCGTCCTCGGGAGCCTGCTGCTCCGGCTGCCGGCCCTCATGCTCGTCGTCCTGCAGCTCGCCGTTATGCGGCGGGTGCGACTCTGTGTCCCGGTCCACCTGCTGCTCGGGGGAGAGCAGCGCCCTGAGCTCGTCTTCGGCAGCAATCGTCGTGACGAAAAACAGTTCGTCACCGCCGTCGAGCACGTCGTCCCGGCTGGGGGTGATGGGGGCCTGGTCCCGGAGGATCGCCACCAGTGTGGAGTCCTCAGGCCAGTCAATGCCGCCCACGGTGAGCCCGATGACGTGCGAGTCGTGGGGCACGGTGAACTCGACCAGGGACGAGACGCCGGTCTGCAGGGTGAGCAGCCGGACAAGGTCGCCGATTTCCACCGCTTCCTCGACGAGGGCGGTCATGAGCTGCGGGGTGTTGACTGCGACGTCGACCCCCCAGGAATCGTTGAACATCCAGTCATTCTTGGGGTTGTTTACCCGGCCCACGGTGCGGCCGACGCCGAACTCCGTCTTCGCGAGCAGCGAGACCACGAGGTTGACCTTGTCGTCTCCCGTGGCTGAAACCACCACCTCCGCGTCTTCGAGCTTGGCGTCCTGAAGGGTACTCAGCTCGCACGCGTCGCCGACCAGCCAGTGCGCGCCCCGGAGCCCGCTGCGGCCAATCACTTCCGGCTTCAGGTCGATCAGCAGGATCTCGTGTTTGTGGGCAAGGAGCTCACGGGCAATCGAGGAACCGACGCTGCCTGCCCCGACGATAACGACTTTCACTTACTGCTCCTTGGGGGGTTCTTTGGCAAGAATGTGGCCTACCTCGGCGCTGCGGTCCACGCGCAGCATGGCATGGACGGTGTCGCCCTCCTGGTAGGACGTGGTGGCGGCGGGCAGCATCCCTTCTCCGAACCTGGTCAGGTAGGCGATCCGGATTCCGGCCGCCTTTTCGATGGCAGCCACGGAGTGGCCGATCCAGGCAGGGTCGAGGTCGATTTCGGCCAGGACCAGCCGGCCGGACGGCTCACGGAAGTCACCTGCGAGGTGCTGTTCGGGCAGGATCCTGCGGAGCACCTGATCCGCGCTCCAGCGCACCGCGGCAACCGTGGGAATGCCCAGTCGCTGGTAGATCTCGGCGCGGCCGGGGTCATAGATCCTTGCCACCACGTGGGGGACGTGGAAGGTTTCGCGGGCAACCCGGGTGGCCAGGATGTTGGAGTTGTCGCCGCTGGACACGGCGGCGAAGGCGTACGCCTCACTGACGCCGGCCTGTTTCAAGGTTTCCCGGTCGAACCCGACTCCCGTGACCTTACGGCCTGAAAAACCGGTGCGGAGCCTGCGGAAGGCACGGTCGTCCTGGTCGATGATGGCCACCGAATGGCCGGCATCCTCGAGGGTGTGTGCGAGCGTTGCTCCCACGCGTCCACAACCCATGATCACGAAGTGCGCCACCCGTGCCTCCTCAGTCTTTTCCCCGTTGCTGCGTACGACTCTACCGTCATGACATCGCGTCCGAATCAGACTAGCTTTGTGGAGTGCTGACTATATTGAATGCCGCGAAGCGGGTGCTCGTGGGGAGGCCCTTCCGGAACGACCGGCTGGCCCACACCCTGTTGCCTAAGCGGATCGCGCTTCCGGTCTTCGCCTCAGACGCCCTGTCCTCCGTGGCCTATGCACCCGATGAAATCCTCCTGACCCTGGCACTGGCGGGTGTGAGTGCGGTGGCGTTTTCCCCCTGGGTGGGCCTCGCCGTCATGGTGGTCTTGCTCACAGTGGTGGCCTCCTACCGCCAGAACGTGCACGCCTACCCGTCCGGCGGCGGCGACTATGAAATAGCCAACGTCAACCTCGGCAAGCATGCGGGGCTGACGGTCGCATCGGCGCTGCTGGTGGACTACGTGCTCACCGTGGCCGTCTCCATGTCCTCGGCGGCAACGTACCTCACCGCCGCCGTGCCCGCGCTCCACGGCCAGCAGGCCCTGATAGCCACCGTGGGAGTGGTCATCCTGGCGCTGGTGAACCTTCGCGGCATCAAGGAGGCCGGAAGCCTTTTCGCCGTCCCGACCTACATCTTCATGGCGTCCATCCTCGGCATGACCGCCGTTGGCATCTTCCAGGCAGCCACCGGGCAGTTGGGCGAGGCCCCTTCCGCGAATTTCACGATTGTTCCCGCACCCGGTTTCGACGAGGGGCTTGTCGGGCTCGCCGGCGCCTTCCTGCTGCTCCGTGCGTTCTCCTCCGGTGCCGCCGCCCTGACCGGCGTGGAAGCGATCAGCAACGGCGTCCCCAACTTCCAGAAACCCAAGAGCAAGAACGCGGCCACCACCCTGCTCCTGCTGGGCGTCATCGCCTCGGCCATGCTCGCCGGCATCATCTACCTGGCCAACGCCACCAAAGTGCACATCGTGCTGGATCCGGCCACGGAATTCCTGGTCAACGGCCAGCCCCCGCCGGAGAACTACATCCAGAGCCCCGCCATCAGCCAGATCGCGCAAACCATCTTCGGGCCCGGCTCCCTGCTGTTCTACATCGTGGTGGCAGCCACCGGCGTCATCCTGGTTTTTGCCTCCAACACCGCGTTCAACGGCTTCCCGGTCCTCGGGTCCATCCTGGCCCAGGACGGCTACCTTCCGCGCCAGCTGCGCACGCGCGGAGACCGCCTGGCCTTCAGCAACGGAGTACTGGCCCTCGCGGCCGGCGCCCTGGTGCTCATCCTGTCGTTCAACGCCGACGTCACCAAGCTCATCCAGCTGTACATCGTCGGCGTCTTCATTTCCTTCACCGCCAGCCAACTGGGAATGGTGCGGCACTGGGGCCGTGAACTGAAGCTTGCCCGGGACAAGGCCGTGCGCCTCCGGATGCTCAAGTCACGCACCATCAACATGATCGGCTTCGGCATGACCGCGCTGGTCCTGACGATCGTGCTGATCACCAAGTTCGAGCAGGGTGCCTGGATCGCGCTGCTGGCGATGTTCGTGCTCTACCTGATCATGTGGAGCATCCACGCGCACTACGACAACGTGGCCAAGGAGCTGGCCGTGGACGAGGACTCCTCGCCCCGCGCCCTTCCGTCCCGGGTTCACGCCGTGCTGCTGGTATCCCATGTCCGCAAGCCCGTACTGCGGGCACTCGCCTACGCCCGTGCGTCGAGGCCCTCGCGGCTCGATGCCATCACCGTGGACATCAACTCCGAGGAAACCGCGCACACACTG harbors:
- a CDS encoding thymidine kinase, whose product is MAELVFFSGTMDCGKSTLALQMDHNHRARGRGGVRFSRNDRAGGARISSRLGLETDCVEVLDGTDFWDEVIERRTRGLRVDYLICDEAQFYSPLQVEQLARIVDEIDVDVFAFGITADFRTRLFPGSQRLIELADRVQVLQVEALCWCGRRATHNARTIDGVMVTEGAQVVVGDVDMAGDASSAGAAEHEPVVGYETLCRRHFMRRVTAHGANVMAQQDQLLPFEVDACLWHGSGETRRG
- the sepH gene encoding septation protein SepH, encoding MQDLRLVGVHDDGEHLLLSGTGGEMFQLPIDEALRLAASRSPAKVAAKITPVAMSPRDIQARIRSGATAAEVSELSGIPLAKVQRYEGPVLAEREYVAQQARKIEVASPAPGHDVYRSAFGDNPATLGEMVAHRLNAHGIESSSVEWDSWRRPDGTWTVVARFETNPGGHASIGEEPPAMWTFSPARKSLQNANRWAQQLSELEPLDGPIPARRLSAVSDRPFDFETDADAAAARTASGQPGKDSDGLLDMLRSRRGQRLGVDEDADDALALLLTNGVPAAHPRPSEVVAEPEPDDGATGAGNGEEDAAPAAKGDSFTRKRDGRASMLSRLSLAPRPAGDEDQRLKLHDGVSTETREITIVASPLRPVTGPDDAPPEESGSTTAALDAGPHSDAPAGTEPASAKDTAPVRQSGWNRESAPNVGLDELLGGGSPRRKRDDAPAASRSERETEQPERQPSKPKRSSVPSWDEIVFGPRGD
- a CDS encoding DUF4193 domain-containing protein, translated to MATDYDAPRKSAEDLNEDSIEELKTRRADKPTAVVDEDESDLAEGYELPGADLSGEELMVRVLPAQADEFTCSSCFLVRHRSQIAREKNGLLFCKDCEG
- a CDS encoding DUF3093 domain-containing protein, which codes for MPESSAAVPAPNSTPRGTTVLYREKLHPNLWIWLVAAGLSGAGILVFAPISLAAGITAALVLFTIIAVLLVLSTPSITVTTDTLQVGRATIERRYIGTVAQFSGKEATAERGPRLNGLAYLCIRGWVDPVVRIEITDPSDPTPYWLTSTRHPARLTAALTGS
- the dut gene encoding dUTP diphosphatase, with product MTEETAAVSTLPPNSPEGSAAAYGSPTLSVQLKMLDAGLEAPSYAHPGDAGADLRAREDVVLEPGERRLVPTGVSIALPNGYVALIHPRSGLATKHGLTVVNAPGTVDAGYRGEISVTLLNTDREKAIELRRGDRIAQMVIQRVEYAQFVAVAELSDSVRGDGGFGSTGGFGSTGGFATPQA
- a CDS encoding DUF3710 domain-containing protein; this encodes MVFGRGKKAKKDQAVEPGETLETADSAAGEKTGRAATGPFDVSEIDSTDGYVDLGALLIAPREGLQLRLEIEEATQRVVAVTMDLEGSSLQLQAFAAPRTEGLWDEIREQIGQSVGSQGGQVEEIPGVFGTELVAKLPAGTADGSGGYRVARFIGVDGPRWFLRGVLGGEAALDRDAAANLESLFRQIVVVRGESPMPPRDLLQLRLPKDSAPAPQQGAPEFQQPERGPEITQIG
- a CDS encoding DUF3159 domain-containing protein gives rise to the protein MTPSENPDPAAGPAASEPRKAQPAPETPSVANLAEGYAAKAGLHRSKNGNIDVLKSAGGVQGIAETIVPGLVFLVTFTITRDLTLSLVGALAAAAAFTVARLVQRRPLTQALAGVVGVGISAWLANTTGKAEDFYVPGFFTNAAYIAGMVLSIALRWPIAGLLFGFIRNEGLDWRKDPARVRAYRLGTWVIVGVLALRLLVQVPLYFMGEQGLAALATTRLLMGTPLYILGVWVAWLITRPAVPAVDRPAASRPGGPPQP
- a CDS encoding potassium channel family protein; amino-acid sequence: MKVVIVGAGSVGSSIARELLAHKHEILLIDLKPEVIGRSGLRGAHWLVGDACELSTLQDAKLEDAEVVVSATGDDKVNLVVSLLAKTEFGVGRTVGRVNNPKNDWMFNDSWGVDVAVNTPQLMTALVEEAVEIGDLVRLLTLQTGVSSLVEFTVPHDSHVIGLTVGGIDWPEDSTLVAILRDQAPITPSRDDVLDGGDELFFVTTIAAEDELRALLSPEQQVDRDTESHPPHNGELQDDEHEGRQPEQQAPEDDGFDG
- a CDS encoding potassium channel family protein, with the translated sequence MAHFVIMGCGRVGATLAHTLEDAGHSVAIIDQDDRAFRRLRTGFSGRKVTGVGFDRETLKQAGVSEAYAFAAVSSGDNSNILATRVARETFHVPHVVARIYDPGRAEIYQRLGIPTVAAVRWSADQVLRRILPEQHLAGDFREPSGRLVLAEIDLDPAWIGHSVAAIEKAAGIRIAYLTRFGEGMLPAATTSYQEGDTVHAMLRVDRSAEVGHILAKEPPKEQ
- a CDS encoding APC family permease, coding for MLTILNAAKRVLVGRPFRNDRLAHTLLPKRIALPVFASDALSSVAYAPDEILLTLALAGVSAVAFSPWVGLAVMVVLLTVVASYRQNVHAYPSGGGDYEIANVNLGKHAGLTVASALLVDYVLTVAVSMSSAATYLTAAVPALHGQQALIATVGVVILALVNLRGIKEAGSLFAVPTYIFMASILGMTAVGIFQAATGQLGEAPSANFTIVPAPGFDEGLVGLAGAFLLLRAFSSGAAALTGVEAISNGVPNFQKPKSKNAATTLLLLGVIASAMLAGIIYLANATKVHIVLDPATEFLVNGQPPPENYIQSPAISQIAQTIFGPGSLLFYIVVAATGVILVFASNTAFNGFPVLGSILAQDGYLPRQLRTRGDRLAFSNGVLALAAGALVLILSFNADVTKLIQLYIVGVFISFTASQLGMVRHWGRELKLARDKAVRLRMLKSRTINMIGFGMTALVLTIVLITKFEQGAWIALLAMFVLYLIMWSIHAHYDNVAKELAVDEDSSPRALPSRVHAVLLVSHVRKPVLRALAYARASRPSRLDAITVDINSEETAHTLADWEKLEIPVPLTVLASPYRETVTPIMEYVKNMRRDSPRDLIVVYIPEYVVGKWWEQLVHNQTALRIKTRLHFEPGVMVASVPWQLKSSEEAKKMQDIQ